Proteins encoded within one genomic window of Halodesulfurarchaeum formicicum:
- a CDS encoding NAD-dependent epimerase/dehydratase family protein, with protein MDLFGSQVVVTGGAGFVGSHLAERLLAMDASVTVVDDLSNGRREWIPERASFVHGDLTRDSVVADAIDAETDVVFHLAARKDVNDPNPRSQFEENTGMTLSILERMAEVGVEHIAFTSSSTVYGEAPRPTPEDYPQEPISAYGAGKTAEEALVSTYVHSADLTAWIFRFANIVGPRLQSGAVIVDFIEKLQADPETLQIKGNGRQEKSYMSIEACVDGMLTVVEQATGARNVFNLGTRTTTSVIEIADIVSDVMGLDPAYEFSGGDRGWTGDVPKMRLSIEKVRALGWEPDESSNEAVRRAAERLYEGRTES; from the coding sequence ATGGATCTGTTCGGAAGCCAGGTAGTCGTGACCGGTGGCGCGGGCTTCGTCGGTTCTCATCTCGCAGAACGCCTGCTCGCCATGGACGCGTCGGTTACCGTCGTCGACGACCTCTCGAACGGCCGGCGCGAGTGGATCCCCGAAAGGGCGTCGTTCGTCCATGGCGACCTCACCCGGGACAGCGTCGTCGCCGATGCCATCGACGCCGAGACTGACGTGGTCTTTCACCTGGCCGCCAGAAAGGACGTGAACGACCCGAACCCCCGCTCGCAGTTCGAGGAGAACACCGGAATGACCCTCTCGATTCTGGAGCGTATGGCCGAGGTCGGTGTCGAACACATCGCCTTTACCTCCTCTTCGACCGTGTACGGGGAGGCCCCCCGGCCGACACCGGAAGACTACCCCCAGGAACCGATCAGCGCGTATGGCGCGGGAAAGACCGCCGAGGAGGCACTCGTCTCCACCTACGTTCACAGCGCGGACCTGACCGCCTGGATCTTCCGCTTTGCGAACATCGTGGGCCCGCGACTCCAGTCCGGGGCCGTAATCGTCGACTTCATCGAGAAACTCCAGGCCGATCCCGAGACCTTACAGATCAAGGGCAACGGCCGCCAGGAGAAGTCCTACATGTCGATCGAGGCGTGTGTGGACGGGATGCTCACAGTCGTCGAACAGGCGACCGGGGCGCGAAACGTATTCAACCTCGGGACCAGAACCACGACCTCGGTGATCGAAATCGCGGACATCGTCAGCGACGTCATGGGGCTCGATCCGGCGTATGAGTTCTCCGGTGGCGACCGTGGCTGGACCGGCGACGTGCCAAAGATGCGACTCTCGATCGAGAAGGTTCGCGCACTGGGATGGGAACCGGACGAATCGAGCAACGAGGCGGTCCGTCGGGCTGCTGAGCGACTTTACGAGGGGCGGACGGAAAGTTAA
- the tfe gene encoding transcription factor E has product MAFEELLEDPVIQKYLNELVGPKGMPVAAAPPDGEVTDEELAERLGLELNDVRRALFILYENDLASYRRVRDEDSGWLTYLWTFEYEHIPGNLHEEMERLLEALEERREYELNNEFYLCPECSIRFEFGEAMDLGFTCPECGSQLEAMSNDELIGAVDERIGELRSELGLAT; this is encoded by the coding sequence ATGGCTTTTGAGGAGCTACTCGAGGACCCTGTCATCCAGAAGTACCTCAACGAGTTGGTGGGGCCCAAGGGCATGCCCGTCGCCGCGGCCCCGCCGGACGGTGAGGTGACCGACGAGGAGCTCGCGGAGCGACTGGGGCTCGAACTCAACGACGTTCGACGCGCCCTCTTCATCCTCTACGAGAACGATCTGGCGTCGTATCGCCGCGTCCGGGACGAGGACTCCGGCTGGCTCACCTACCTCTGGACGTTCGAATACGAACACATCCCGGGCAATCTCCATGAGGAGATGGAACGGCTTCTCGAGGCGCTGGAGGAACGCCGTGAGTACGAGTTGAACAACGAGTTTTACCTCTGTCCGGAGTGCTCGATCCGTTTCGAGTTCGGCGAAGCGATGGATCTGGGCTTTACGTGTCCGGAGTGTGGATCCCAGCTCGAAGCGATGAGTAACGACGAGTTGATCGGCGCCGTCGACGAGCGCATTGGCGAACTGAGAAGCGAACTCGGGCTGGCGACATAA
- a CDS encoding PadR family transcriptional regulator → MDDLTGFQRDLLTVIAGLEGPNGLEIKSEMEDYYESTINHGRLYPNLDTLVERDLVEKTKQDERTNAYHVTDDGLALLEERREWESQYVQPTA, encoded by the coding sequence ATGGATGACTTGACAGGGTTCCAACGGGACCTACTGACGGTTATTGCCGGGTTAGAGGGGCCAAACGGGCTGGAAATCAAATCGGAGATGGAGGACTACTACGAGTCAACGATCAATCACGGCCGGCTGTACCCCAACCTCGATACCCTGGTCGAGCGGGACCTCGTCGAGAAGACCAAACAGGACGAACGGACCAACGCCTACCACGTCACCGACGACGGGCTTGCCTTGCTCGAGGAACGCCGCGAGTGGGAGTCTCAGTACGTCCAGCCGACAGCTTAA
- a CDS encoding competence/damage-inducible protein A: protein MTVALLTVGDELLAGETENTNASWLARRLQDRGASLRRIVVVPDELTAIAETLCSLVAEHDAVIVTGGLGPTHDDVTMEAVAQAFDSEMEPHSDAIEWFEHETEYAIPDLVEGTTHLPAGAEFLPNPEGVAPGAKVESVYVLPGVPREMKAMFELIAPAFDGPTATTTVLTSEKPESQLVDVLAETTRRFDVQVGSYPDEMVTIRIQGTNTEAVESAAAWLDSRL, encoded by the coding sequence ATGACTGTTGCCCTATTGACCGTCGGCGACGAGCTGTTGGCGGGTGAGACGGAGAATACGAACGCGTCCTGGCTCGCACGGCGACTGCAGGATCGCGGTGCGAGCCTCAGACGGATCGTCGTCGTTCCCGACGAACTGACGGCGATCGCAGAAACGCTCTGCTCGCTCGTGGCCGAGCACGACGCGGTGATCGTCACTGGTGGATTGGGACCGACCCACGACGACGTGACGATGGAAGCCGTTGCACAGGCCTTCGACAGTGAGATGGAACCACATTCGGACGCGATCGAGTGGTTCGAGCACGAAACCGAGTACGCCATCCCGGACCTGGTCGAGGGCACGACTCACCTGCCGGCCGGCGCCGAGTTCCTTCCGAACCCGGAAGGAGTGGCCCCCGGCGCGAAAGTCGAATCGGTGTATGTCCTGCCGGGTGTTCCTCGCGAAATGAAGGCAATGTTCGAGTTGATCGCGCCGGCCTTCGATGGACCGACAGCGACCACCACGGTACTCACGTCCGAGAAACCCGAAAGCCAACTGGTCGATGTCCTCGCCGAGACGACCCGACGGTTCGACGTGCAGGTCGGGAGTTACCCCGACGAGATGGTCACGATCCGGATTCAGGGGACCAACACGGAAGCGGTGGAGTCGGCGGCCGCGTGGCTCGATTCGCGGTTGTAA
- a CDS encoding COG1361 S-layer family protein has protein sequence MKRLLPLLFVLVIGLTVASVPVAAQEEPDIDATVSEPSVAPGQTQQVIVTFTNDDDDAPPARVVTAEMESGSTPITVRSGTKFIEPIAYGQPVTGAFTVEVPEDIEPGTYDLEIDLEYEYGPVNNTGWKTVDAEVIVEDRAHFAVDSVNGTVPSGGTNELAVSLKNVGTQTAHDATVQTTAQGSGLRVGGQSGMATQFVAEWEPDESRTVTVDATAVSGTNPGAHAIRSVVEYEKPNGIDMTALPATAEVLVTEDRSFDVTALDSTLRVGERGEVVATLRNTGPREMANAVLELGQTGPAVQPEMSQYGVGTIPVGETRTVTLPITIAPTAEPTPQRLSLALSYADANGNLQRTGETTVMAPVADERDRFVLERTDSTLRVGEEGVLELEVTNNGPNVEDLVLSLPGAGQNIHPLETEYAIGALAKNESTTVRYPIEVSSNAEAIPRQLAFQVQYEEDDRDFEMGPYNVRTTIEPRKDRFDITATNATIAAGESGEIAVELTNTGELPVSDVNPKIFADDPLSADDDEGYISALKPGESSTVTFEVAAGAGALTKDYPLSMDVQYEESGDTKLTETVQVPVTVTEQEGGGFLPIVAVLVGIALLAGGVYWYRRR, from the coding sequence ATGAAACGACTTCTCCCCCTGCTTTTCGTTCTCGTTATCGGCTTGACTGTCGCCTCGGTTCCAGTCGCAGCACAGGAAGAACCCGACATCGACGCGACGGTTTCCGAGCCATCGGTCGCGCCCGGCCAGACACAACAGGTCATAGTGACGTTCACGAACGACGACGATGACGCACCGCCGGCCCGGGTCGTGACCGCCGAGATGGAGAGTGGTTCGACTCCGATCACCGTTCGTTCGGGCACGAAATTCATCGAGCCGATTGCTTACGGACAGCCGGTGACCGGGGCGTTCACGGTCGAAGTCCCGGAAGATATCGAGCCGGGAACCTACGATCTTGAGATCGATCTCGAATACGAGTACGGGCCCGTCAACAACACCGGCTGGAAAACTGTCGACGCGGAGGTAATCGTCGAGGATCGAGCACACTTCGCCGTGGATTCGGTGAACGGAACCGTGCCGTCGGGCGGGACGAACGAACTCGCAGTAAGCCTGAAGAACGTCGGGACTCAGACGGCCCACGACGCCACCGTGCAAACCACAGCACAAGGATCTGGGTTACGTGTCGGCGGCCAGTCCGGAATGGCAACACAGTTCGTCGCGGAGTGGGAGCCGGATGAGAGCCGAACGGTGACCGTCGACGCCACCGCAGTTTCCGGAACGAATCCCGGCGCGCACGCGATTCGGAGTGTCGTCGAGTACGAGAAGCCCAATGGAATCGATATGACCGCGCTCCCCGCCACGGCTGAAGTGCTCGTCACCGAGGACCGGTCGTTCGACGTCACCGCTCTGGACAGCACGTTACGGGTCGGTGAACGGGGCGAGGTCGTCGCAACGCTGCGGAACACGGGCCCCCGAGAGATGGCAAACGCAGTCCTCGAATTGGGACAGACCGGGCCGGCTGTTCAACCCGAGATGTCCCAGTACGGCGTCGGAACCATCCCTGTCGGGGAAACTCGGACCGTGACCCTCCCGATTACGATCGCACCCACGGCCGAACCGACGCCCCAGCGACTCTCACTTGCGCTTTCCTATGCGGACGCGAACGGGAACCTCCAACGAACCGGCGAGACGACGGTCATGGCACCGGTCGCGGACGAGCGTGATCGGTTCGTCCTCGAACGCACCGATTCGACGCTCCGGGTCGGCGAAGAAGGAGTGCTCGAACTCGAAGTTACAAACAACGGACCGAACGTCGAAGACCTGGTGCTCAGCCTGCCCGGGGCCGGACAGAACATCCATCCCCTGGAGACCGAATACGCGATCGGGGCACTGGCCAAGAACGAGTCCACGACGGTCCGATACCCGATCGAGGTTTCCTCGAACGCCGAAGCGATCCCCCGACAACTCGCCTTCCAGGTACAGTACGAGGAGGACGACCGTGACTTCGAGATGGGGCCCTACAACGTTCGAACGACGATCGAACCACGGAAAGATCGGTTCGACATTACGGCCACGAACGCCACGATCGCGGCCGGCGAGAGTGGGGAAATCGCCGTCGAACTGACAAACACCGGTGAGTTGCCCGTCAGCGACGTCAACCCGAAGATCTTCGCGGACGACCCACTCTCGGCCGATGACGACGAGGGCTACATCAGCGCACTCAAGCCGGGCGAATCCTCGACGGTGACCTTCGAGGTCGCCGCGGGGGCAGGCGCGTTGACGAAGGACTATCCACTGTCGATGGACGTCCAGTACGAGGAGAGCGGGGATACGAAGCTCACGGAAACCGTCCAGGTTCCGGTCACCGTCACGGAACAGGAAGGTGGGGGCTTCCTGCCGATCGTCGCCGTCCTGGTAGGCATCGCACTGCTTGCTGGTGGCGTCTACTGGTACCGGCGACGCTGA
- a CDS encoding ATP-NAD kinase family protein — protein MRRIGFVVNPIAGMGGRVGLKGTDGNVEEARERGAEQRAPERGAAALKALAEQDDSVSVVTWGAEMGAEKAAQVGVDVEVLGEPAGEETSRSDTIAAVEAFLDRDVDLVLFVGGDGTAVDVYETIAATDEETPMLGAPAGVKVYSSVFAVSPEAAGKIAASFDRTETREVNDIDEDAYREGEVRAELKGLATVPVAEDLQSSKQILGGDVQGLATGIAEEADPDTTYVLGPGGTLDVVKSAFGIDGTPLGVDVVRDGELLVADASEDEILEVLGEKNEVVVSPIGGQGFIFGRGNDQISPAVIRQSDVTVVASGEKMQSTDVLRVDTGDSELDESLRGWMRVRVGRVEERMVKVV, from the coding sequence ATGCGAAGGATCGGTTTCGTCGTGAATCCAATCGCCGGAATGGGTGGTCGCGTCGGACTCAAAGGGACCGACGGCAACGTCGAAGAAGCCCGGGAACGGGGCGCTGAACAGCGCGCGCCGGAACGTGGTGCGGCCGCGCTGAAAGCCCTCGCGGAGCAGGACGATTCGGTGTCCGTGGTGACCTGGGGGGCCGAGATGGGGGCCGAGAAGGCCGCCCAGGTCGGTGTCGACGTCGAAGTTCTGGGTGAGCCTGCGGGCGAGGAGACATCCCGATCGGATACGATTGCGGCTGTCGAGGCTTTTCTCGACCGGGACGTAGATCTCGTCCTCTTTGTTGGTGGCGACGGCACTGCCGTGGACGTGTACGAGACAATCGCAGCGACGGACGAGGAGACGCCGATGCTCGGCGCGCCGGCCGGTGTCAAGGTGTACTCCTCGGTCTTTGCCGTCTCACCGGAAGCGGCGGGGAAAATCGCGGCCTCGTTCGACCGAACCGAGACCCGTGAGGTCAACGACATCGACGAGGATGCCTACCGCGAGGGCGAGGTCCGGGCCGAACTCAAGGGATTGGCGACGGTACCGGTCGCGGAGGATCTCCAGTCCTCGAAACAGATCCTGGGTGGAGACGTCCAGGGGCTTGCGACCGGGATCGCCGAGGAGGCCGACCCCGACACGACTTACGTTCTGGGGCCTGGTGGGACTCTGGACGTCGTCAAATCGGCGTTCGGGATCGATGGAACACCACTGGGGGTAGATGTAGTTCGAGATGGCGAACTCCTGGTCGCCGACGCCTCGGAGGATGAAATCCTGGAGGTGCTCGGTGAGAAAAACGAAGTCGTCGTCTCGCCGATCGGGGGGCAAGGGTTCATCTTCGGTCGTGGGAACGATCAGATCTCACCGGCGGTCATCCGTCAATCCGACGTGACCGTCGTCGCTTCTGGTGAGAAGATGCAGTCGACAGACGTGTTGCGAGTCGATACTGGCGACTCGGAGCTGGACGAATCCCTGCGTGGCTGGATGCGCGTTCGGGTTGGCCGTGTCGAGGAACGAATGGTAAAGGTCGTCTAA
- a CDS encoding DUF2110 family protein produces MVVLASKVYVHGGARERALDSLESLVGNAIGDLDVQFEVGLRHDDFPTVTVEGPDAVVARNLLREEWGEIVPDPEPGTVATGTLESWDEDGFTLDAGDTVRIPATEIDLGGGSPSQIRKRFGLVQHLPIRYEAGDTPRIADVERDRLYDWQRAETGRVNVNSATRAEVRATVNRAGHAGDIITVERLGLLEQSIVCKPGTDPPGLLASIGSYLDSELLAVVP; encoded by the coding sequence ATGGTCGTCCTCGCATCCAAGGTATACGTTCACGGCGGGGCCCGGGAACGGGCGCTTGATTCACTCGAATCGCTCGTCGGCAACGCCATCGGCGACCTCGACGTGCAGTTCGAGGTCGGGCTCAGACACGATGACTTTCCGACGGTGACTGTCGAGGGACCCGACGCCGTCGTCGCCAGGAATTTGCTCCGTGAGGAGTGGGGCGAAATCGTGCCCGACCCCGAACCGGGCACCGTCGCGACGGGGACACTCGAATCGTGGGATGAAGACGGCTTCACGCTCGATGCCGGGGACACGGTCCGGATTCCGGCCACGGAGATCGACCTCGGCGGTGGCTCTCCGTCACAGATCCGCAAGCGGTTCGGGCTGGTTCAGCACCTTCCGATTCGCTACGAGGCGGGTGACACACCTCGAATCGCCGACGTGGAACGTGACCGACTGTACGACTGGCAGCGGGCGGAGACCGGGCGGGTCAACGTCAACAGTGCGACGCGGGCGGAAGTACGCGCCACGGTCAATCGGGCCGGTCATGCCGGGGACATCATCACGGTCGAACGGCTCGGATTGCTCGAACAGAGCATCGTCTGCAAGCCGGGGACGGACCCGCCAGGTCTGCTCGCAAGCATCGGTTCGTACCTCGATTCGGAACTCCTTGCCGTCGTCCCATGA
- a CDS encoding DUF5803 family protein yields the protein MKRLLAALALVGLVALAGCTGGVVDQNALDEQATYDWNSSADVSVNVTGGSYQSVTRLGNQSNVSLFGPGEFGGESAIPVSAVQYQYPNGTVVNASAVEVAERDDRTVIEAPRSGGKVAYRATVQSNRLFLPVTVNGSYAVTLPEGRDVSLPVIGRATPGDYEVDRTGDRVTLTWSNPDSQLITVEYYQERNLYIFAGLVGLLGLIAAAGMLYFRTQLRQLARRTGEIGPDDGRE from the coding sequence ATGAAACGTCTCCTCGCCGCGCTCGCACTGGTTGGCCTGGTCGCGCTGGCGGGCTGTACCGGCGGGGTCGTCGATCAAAACGCACTGGACGAACAGGCAACGTACGACTGGAACAGCTCCGCAGACGTGTCGGTCAACGTTACTGGTGGAAGCTATCAGTCGGTGACCAGGCTGGGCAACCAGTCGAACGTGAGTCTCTTCGGGCCCGGAGAATTCGGCGGTGAATCCGCAATTCCCGTGTCGGCGGTTCAGTATCAGTACCCGAATGGAACGGTCGTCAACGCCTCGGCGGTCGAAGTAGCCGAACGGGACGATCGAACCGTCATCGAAGCGCCCCGTAGCGGCGGGAAAGTCGCCTACCGGGCGACAGTACAGTCCAATCGCCTCTTCCTCCCGGTGACCGTGAACGGCAGTTACGCCGTCACGCTGCCCGAGGGCAGGGACGTGAGTCTGCCGGTCATCGGTCGGGCGACCCCGGGCGACTACGAGGTCGACCGAACTGGAGACCGGGTGACACTCACCTGGTCGAACCCGGACAGCCAGCTCATTACCGTCGAGTATTATCAGGAGCGGAATCTCTACATCTTCGCCGGGCTGGTGGGGCTGCTGGGTTTGATCGCTGCCGCTGGCATGCTGTACTTCCGAACGCAACTGCGGCAACTCGCGCGCCGAACTGGCGAGATCGGACCGGACGACGGGCGAGAGTGA
- a CDS encoding efflux RND transporter permease subunit, whose translation MVDHDAIVEQIAGIVSQRSRTVILVFLVITLLMSAGLGNVSTETGTSQFSEGTDAEAALQDVNREFGPAFAADEGTTQLIQVSENALSKPALLTMLRTQQRLEDRTELRVTATRSAASTIATTLDPSARSVADQIRTVERATPKQIDAAVRTATAQPGLTGILSTDFNRESATAGATIAVITHEVPAGLASGAGTSGDSPLQSIQLETQRVVAAGGGDIRVFGSGIISAEFASVIFDSLILVIPAAILLIVTFLIYAYRDPLDLAVGLLALVMTIVWTFGFMGLAGIPFTQMLTAVPPLLLAVGIDFGIHSVNRYREERVTGVGIAESMNVMTRQLIVAFFIVTGSTVIGFAANLTSSLPPLRDFGLIAAIGIIFTFLIFGIFLPALKLEVDRYRERTGFPAFASAPIGREGSVLGSALDVGVLIARRGPRIFLAVLLVSGLAAGAYGTGIDTSFSEEDFLPPEEVPDYLASLPEPFAPETYTVTRDLNFLEAEFESAARDSVTVYVSDSMRRDTALQSIEHANRDPPDAILQDGRQAAATSIIDVIDDYRAADPQFDALVERNDRNDDGVPDDDLTTIYDELFASPYASQASQYLTEDYRSARIVYDTEAESSQKAISADAKTLADQYRLSATATGQIVVFQAVSDTILDSAVRSLAVALGFTAIFLLFIYRVLEGSATLGIVNLVPIVLTVSFIIGTMRALGIPFNAMTATVLSIAIGLGIDYSAHMTHRFADEYDGSNLHDALDETVFGTGGALTGSMLTTATGIGVLVIAVTPILGQFGFVTGIAIVYSYLTSVLVLPSVVVVWESVGGLSLP comes from the coding sequence ATGGTGGACCACGACGCGATCGTCGAACAGATCGCAGGGATCGTCTCCCAGCGCTCCAGGACGGTCATCCTCGTCTTCCTGGTCATCACCCTCCTGATGAGTGCCGGGCTGGGCAACGTCTCGACCGAAACCGGGACGAGTCAGTTTTCCGAGGGGACCGATGCCGAAGCGGCCCTCCAGGACGTGAACCGGGAGTTCGGGCCCGCTTTCGCTGCCGACGAGGGGACGACCCAGTTGATACAGGTCTCGGAGAACGCCCTCTCGAAACCGGCGCTTTTGACGATGTTGCGAACCCAGCAACGGCTCGAAGACCGGACCGAATTGCGCGTTACCGCGACCCGGAGTGCCGCCAGCACGATCGCGACCACGCTCGATCCAAGCGCGAGGTCCGTCGCGGACCAGATCCGGACCGTCGAGCGGGCCACACCGAAGCAGATCGACGCCGCCGTTCGGACAGCGACTGCCCAGCCCGGACTGACCGGGATCTTGAGTACCGACTTCAACCGGGAGTCGGCCACCGCGGGAGCGACGATCGCCGTGATCACCCACGAAGTCCCGGCCGGACTGGCAAGCGGGGCCGGCACGAGCGGCGACAGTCCCCTCCAATCGATCCAGCTCGAAACCCAGCGAGTGGTCGCGGCTGGCGGTGGTGATATCCGGGTCTTCGGATCCGGAATCATCTCCGCGGAATTCGCGAGCGTGATTTTCGACTCGCTCATCCTCGTGATCCCCGCCGCAATCCTCCTGATTGTCACGTTCCTGATCTATGCCTATCGTGACCCCCTCGATCTGGCGGTGGGCCTGCTGGCACTCGTGATGACGATCGTCTGGACCTTCGGGTTCATGGGGCTGGCCGGGATCCCCTTCACCCAGATGCTCACAGCGGTCCCGCCGCTGTTGTTAGCGGTCGGCATCGATTTTGGCATCCACTCGGTCAATCGGTATCGGGAAGAGCGGGTGACCGGCGTGGGCATCGCCGAGTCGATGAACGTCATGACCCGTCAGCTCATCGTCGCCTTCTTCATCGTGACTGGCTCGACGGTTATCGGCTTCGCCGCGAATCTCACCAGTTCACTGCCGCCGCTCCGTGATTTCGGCCTGATCGCGGCGATCGGGATCATCTTCACGTTTCTGATCTTCGGCATTTTCCTCCCAGCACTCAAATTGGAGGTCGATCGATATCGGGAACGCACCGGGTTCCCGGCCTTCGCCAGCGCACCGATCGGCCGTGAAGGGAGCGTCCTGGGATCGGCCCTGGACGTGGGTGTACTGATCGCCCGCCGTGGGCCCCGGATCTTCCTCGCCGTGTTACTCGTGTCCGGACTGGCAGCCGGCGCGTACGGTACGGGGATCGACACCTCGTTCTCCGAGGAGGACTTCCTCCCGCCCGAGGAGGTCCCCGACTATCTCGCCTCGCTCCCCGAACCCTTCGCCCCGGAGACCTACACCGTGACTCGCGATCTGAACTTCCTGGAGGCCGAGTTCGAGAGCGCTGCCAGGGACTCGGTGACCGTCTACGTCTCGGATTCGATGCGACGGGACACGGCCCTGCAGTCGATCGAACACGCGAACCGTGACCCACCGGACGCGATCCTGCAGGACGGACGGCAGGCAGCCGCGACGAGCATCATCGATGTCATCGACGACTATCGCGCGGCTGACCCACAGTTCGATGCGCTCGTGGAGCGGAACGATCGGAACGACGACGGGGTGCCGGACGACGATCTCACGACAATTTACGACGAACTATTCGCCTCGCCCTACGCCAGCCAGGCCAGTCAGTACCTGACCGAGGATTACCGCTCGGCCCGGATCGTCTACGACACCGAAGCCGAGTCCTCACAGAAAGCGATCTCCGCAGACGCGAAGACCTTGGCCGACCAGTACCGGCTCTCGGCGACGGCCACTGGCCAGATCGTCGTGTTTCAGGCGGTGTCGGACACCATTCTGGACTCGGCGGTCAGGAGTCTGGCCGTCGCGCTTGGGTTCACCGCGATCTTCCTGCTTTTCATCTATCGGGTGCTCGAAGGGAGTGCGACCCTCGGGATCGTCAATCTGGTGCCGATCGTCCTCACGGTGTCGTTCATCATCGGGACGATGCGCGCTCTGGGGATCCCGTTCAACGCCATGACGGCGACGGTGCTCTCGATCGCGATCGGCCTGGGAATCGATTACTCGGCACACATGACCCACCGGTTCGCCGACGAGTACGACGGCTCCAACCTCCACGATGCCCTGGACGAGACGGTGTTCGGGACCGGCGGCGCCCTGACCGGGTCGATGCTCACGACCGCGACCGGGATCGGAGTGTTGGTCATCGCGGTGACACCGATTCTCGGTCAGTTCGGCTTTGTCACCGGGATCGCAATCGTCTACTCCTATCTCACGTCGGTGCTGGTGTTGCCCTCGGTCGTGGTCGTCTGGGAGAGCGTGGGTGGGCTTTCACTTCCCTGA
- a CDS encoding tRNA (cytidine(56)-2'-O)-methyltransferase, with product MQDDRSVTVLRLGHRPGRDDRMTTHVGLTARALGADEVIFPANATDALETTRDVTERFGGPFEARPTDSPVGDVRGWDGPVVHLTMYGEPVQERVGTIQAESVGQDLLVVVGSEKVPFDVYEAADWNVGVTNQPHSEVAALAVFLDRYFDGRELDRTFENAERRVVPTALGKEVTEPTDSEPE from the coding sequence ATGCAGGACGACCGTTCGGTGACGGTGCTTCGCCTGGGACACCGACCGGGTCGGGACGACCGGATGACGACCCACGTCGGGCTCACGGCGCGCGCACTGGGCGCGGACGAAGTGATCTTCCCCGCGAACGCCACCGACGCCCTGGAGACGACCCGGGACGTCACCGAGCGGTTCGGTGGGCCCTTCGAAGCGAGGCCGACGGACTCGCCGGTTGGTGACGTGCGGGGCTGGGACGGTCCCGTCGTCCACCTCACGATGTACGGGGAGCCGGTCCAGGAACGGGTGGGAACCATCCAAGCCGAATCAGTTGGCCAGGATCTGCTGGTGGTCGTCGGCTCGGAGAAAGTTCCATTCGATGTGTACGAGGCGGCCGACTGGAACGTCGGCGTGACGAACCAGCCCCACTCGGAAGTCGCAGCTCTGGCCGTGTTTCTCGATCGGTATTTCGACGGTCGGGAACTCGATCGGACCTTCGAGAACGCCGAGCGCCGGGTCGTCCCGACGGCACTTGGCAAGGAGGTCACAGAGCCAACGGATAGTGAGCCCGAGTAG
- a CDS encoding cation diffusion facilitator family transporter, which yields MTSDETAFLRASWVNVLGNVAKIAVEGTLGLTFGSLALVADAAHSLGDLLASLVVLIWGRLSFRGPDSNHPHGHERVEPLTALFVGVTLVGLAVKIFYDAVTALVEGPQIRFSLLLVFGLAFAIADMILVYWYTDRVNQRLNSTGLNALAKDALNDIYTSFAAVLGIFGAGVGMPIVDPLAGGLVSLLVLKEGLGIARENVHYLTGGAPPQQEIESIRQTVLDHPSVHGVHDLRCHYVGTSIEVELHAEVEGDLTLGAAHDLETELRDRVLERPSVGDVHIHLDPGGMGEWQESA from the coding sequence ATGACGAGCGACGAGACTGCGTTCCTTCGGGCGTCCTGGGTCAACGTCCTGGGGAACGTCGCGAAAATCGCGGTCGAAGGAACGCTGGGGCTCACGTTCGGCAGTCTCGCGCTCGTGGCCGACGCGGCCCACTCGCTGGGCGATCTGCTGGCGAGTCTCGTCGTGCTGATCTGGGGGCGGCTGTCATTCCGGGGCCCAGACTCCAATCACCCCCACGGGCACGAACGGGTCGAGCCACTGACGGCCCTTTTCGTCGGCGTGACGCTGGTCGGGCTGGCAGTGAAGATCTTCTACGACGCCGTCACGGCTCTGGTTGAGGGCCCACAGATCCGCTTCAGTTTGTTGCTGGTGTTCGGACTTGCGTTTGCGATCGCCGACATGATTCTGGTCTACTGGTATACCGACCGGGTCAACCAGCGGTTGAATTCCACGGGGCTGAACGCGCTGGCCAAAGACGCCCTGAACGACATCTACACCTCGTTCGCAGCCGTGCTAGGGATCTTCGGTGCGGGTGTGGGCATGCCGATCGTCGATCCGCTGGCCGGTGGCCTGGTGAGTCTCCTCGTACTCAAGGAGGGGCTTGGCATCGCCCGCGAGAACGTGCACTATCTCACCGGTGGCGCGCCCCCACAGCAGGAGATCGAATCGATCAGGCAGACCGTCCTCGATCATCCCTCTGTTCACGGCGTCCACGACCTGCGCTGTCACTACGTCGGCACGAGTATCGAGGTCGAACTTCACGCCGAAGTCGAGGGTGACCTCACGCTCGGGGCCGCTCACGACCTCGAGACGGAGCTTCGCGATCGGGTCCTCGAACGGCCCTCGGTCGGGGACGTGCACATTCATCTCGATCCCGGGGGAATGGGCGAATGGCAAGAATCGGCGTGA